From a single Streptomyces rubradiris genomic region:
- a CDS encoding ABC transporter permease, with amino-acid sequence MNGFPGFVLRRLAGAVVTLLVLSMIIYVVFYVTPGNVAQITCGPRCSPAQVHQVAQQLHLDDPLYVRYWHFLQGLLVGQDYSTGTSVEHCAAPCLGQSYQTGREVTDIIWAKLPVSFSLVLGAMVIWLLLGVGTGVLSAWRRGRLSERVLTAVTLAGVATPVFVIGLVLMIVVCGELRLLPFPQYVNFTDDPEQWAWNLLLPWLSLALIEAAGFARLTRASMLETLAEDHIRTFRAYGVGERALITRHALRGATASVIALNAVTVGSAVGGAVLTETLFGLPGIGQELVRAVKVVDLPVVVGMVLVTGFFVVLANAVADVLYAVADRRVVLA; translated from the coding sequence GTGAACGGCTTCCCCGGTTTCGTCCTGCGCCGGCTCGCCGGTGCCGTGGTCACCCTGCTCGTGCTCTCGATGATCATCTACGTGGTCTTCTACGTCACCCCCGGCAACGTCGCCCAGATCACCTGCGGCCCGCGCTGCTCCCCGGCCCAGGTCCACCAGGTGGCCCAGCAACTCCACCTCGACGACCCGCTGTACGTGCGCTACTGGCACTTCCTCCAGGGCCTCCTCGTGGGCCAGGACTACTCCACGGGCACCTCCGTGGAGCACTGCGCGGCGCCCTGCCTGGGCCAGTCGTACCAGACCGGCCGGGAGGTCACCGACATCATCTGGGCCAAGCTGCCGGTGAGCTTCTCGCTGGTGCTCGGCGCGATGGTGATCTGGCTGCTGCTCGGCGTCGGCACCGGCGTGCTGTCCGCCTGGCGGCGCGGCCGGCTCTCCGAGCGCGTGCTGACCGCGGTCACCCTCGCGGGCGTCGCCACACCCGTCTTCGTCATCGGGCTGGTCCTGATGATCGTCGTCTGCGGCGAACTGCGGCTGCTGCCCTTCCCGCAGTACGTGAACTTCACCGACGACCCCGAACAGTGGGCGTGGAACCTGCTGCTGCCCTGGCTGTCCCTCGCCCTCATCGAGGCGGCCGGCTTCGCCCGGCTGACCCGGGCCTCGATGCTGGAGACGCTGGCCGAGGACCACATCCGCACCTTCCGCGCCTACGGCGTCGGTGAACGCGCGCTGATCACCCGGCACGCGCTGCGCGGCGCGACGGCCTCCGTCATCGCGCTCAACGCGGTCACCGTCGGCTCGGCCGTCGGCGGCGCCGTCCTCACCGAGACCCTGTTCGGCCTGCCCGGCATCGGCCAGGAACTGGTGCGCGCGGTCAAGGTCGTCGACCTGCCGGTGGTCGTCGGCATGGTGCTGGTGACCGGCTTCTTCGTGGTCCTCGCCAACGCCGTCGCGGACGTCCTGTACGCGGTGGCCGACCGACGGGTGGTGCTCGCATGA
- a CDS encoding ABC transporter permease, with protein sequence MSEALAAVGAAGTDTTVPAAPGARQFWRRLRERRAALGAAVVVALLALVALAAPLLTALEGQDPTTYHPDLIDSARGGVPIGSFGGASADHWLGVEPQTGRDMFARLVYGARVSLGVSLGATLVQVLVGVAMGVAAGLGNRWVDLVLSRVTDIFLSLPLMIMALALLAVVPDGFPRPVLVALILALVAGWSTVAKMVRAQTLALKNLDYVSASRLSGWSTWRTAVRELLPGLAAPVITYAALLVPSNISAEAALSFLGVGVKPPTPSWGQMLTSADVWYQAAPQYLLLPALALFVTVFAMTVLGDGVRVALDPRAASRLRVGTGSKREARAQAAVPATAPRAAPKKEEGA encoded by the coding sequence GCGGCCCCGGGGGCCCGTCAGTTCTGGCGGCGGCTGCGGGAGCGGCGCGCCGCCCTCGGCGCCGCCGTCGTGGTCGCGCTCCTCGCCCTGGTCGCGCTCGCCGCGCCGCTGCTCACCGCCCTGGAGGGGCAGGACCCCACCACCTACCACCCCGACCTGATCGACTCCGCCCGCGGAGGCGTGCCCATCGGCTCCTTCGGCGGCGCGAGCGCCGACCACTGGCTGGGCGTCGAGCCGCAGACCGGACGTGACATGTTCGCCCGGCTGGTCTACGGCGCACGGGTCTCCCTGGGCGTGTCGCTGGGTGCCACGCTGGTCCAGGTCCTCGTCGGCGTCGCCATGGGCGTGGCCGCGGGGCTCGGCAACCGCTGGGTCGACCTGGTCCTGAGCCGGGTCACCGACATCTTCCTGTCGCTCCCGCTGATGATCATGGCGCTGGCCCTGCTGGCCGTCGTACCCGACGGCTTCCCCCGGCCGGTCCTGGTCGCGCTCATCCTCGCCCTGGTCGCCGGATGGTCCACGGTGGCGAAGATGGTGCGCGCGCAGACGCTCGCCCTGAAGAACCTCGACTACGTCTCCGCCTCCCGGCTCAGCGGCTGGAGCACCTGGCGGACCGCCGTACGCGAACTCCTCCCGGGCCTCGCCGCGCCGGTCATCACCTACGCCGCGCTGCTGGTCCCGTCGAACATCAGCGCCGAGGCGGCCCTGTCCTTCCTCGGCGTCGGCGTGAAGCCGCCCACCCCCTCCTGGGGCCAGATGCTCACCAGCGCCGACGTCTGGTACCAGGCGGCCCCGCAGTACCTGCTGCTGCCCGCCCTCGCCCTGTTCGTCACCGTGTTCGCGATGACCGTCCTCGGCGACGGCGTCCGCGTCGCCCTCGACCCGCGCGCCGCCTCCCGGCTGCGCGTCGGCACCGGCAGCAAGCGGGAGGCCCGCGCCCAGGCGGCCGTACCGGCCACCGCGCCGCGGGCCGCGCCGAAGAAGGAGGAGGGAGCGTGA
- a CDS encoding dipeptide ABC transporter ATP-binding protein — translation MSLVEVTDLTVEFGALRAVDGLSFSLAEGAALALVGESGSGKSTVAGALLGLHRGTGARVAGSVRVAGTDVQAASDEELRRLRGAKAAMVFQDPLSSLDPYYAIGDQIAEVYRVHARVPRRAARARAVEVLDRVGIPDAARRARSRPHEFSGGMRQRALIAMALAGEPDLLIADEPTTALDVTVQAQILDLVHGLRAETGMGLLLVTHDVGVAAESADDILVMRHGRAVERGPVGAVLAAPAEPYTRDLLDAVPRVDARRTASPATGEVVLEATGVRREFGRGKRAFTAVDDVSVTVRRGETLGVVGESGSGKTTLGRMLVGLLEPTAGEIRYEGRPHTGVNPAVQMVFQDPVSSLNPRRSVGESIADPLRARGERDEERIRGRVSDLLERVGLDRAHYDRYPHEFSGGQRQRVGIARALAAEPRALVCDEPVSALDVTTQAQVVALLGELQRELGLALVFIAHDLAVVRQVSDRVAVMRRGRLVEYGPADEVYDSPREPYTKQLLAAVPALDPEQAARRRAARREPAAA, via the coding sequence ATGAGCCTGGTGGAAGTGACGGACCTGACGGTCGAGTTCGGGGCCCTGCGCGCCGTCGACGGGCTCTCCTTCAGCCTGGCGGAGGGCGCCGCCCTCGCCCTGGTCGGCGAGTCCGGCTCCGGCAAGTCCACGGTCGCGGGCGCCCTGCTGGGCCTGCACCGGGGCACCGGCGCCCGGGTCGCCGGCTCGGTCCGGGTGGCCGGCACCGACGTCCAGGCGGCCTCCGACGAGGAGCTGCGCCGGCTGCGCGGCGCCAAGGCGGCCATGGTCTTCCAGGACCCGCTGTCCTCGCTCGACCCGTACTACGCGATCGGCGACCAGATCGCCGAGGTCTACCGCGTCCACGCGCGCGTGCCGCGCCGCGCCGCACGCGCGCGTGCCGTCGAGGTACTGGACCGGGTCGGCATCCCGGACGCGGCCCGGCGGGCCCGGTCCCGGCCACACGAGTTCAGCGGCGGCATGCGCCAGCGCGCCCTCATCGCCATGGCCCTGGCCGGCGAGCCGGACCTGCTGATCGCCGACGAGCCGACGACCGCCCTCGACGTCACCGTGCAGGCCCAGATCCTCGACCTCGTGCACGGCCTGCGTGCGGAGACCGGCATGGGCCTGCTGCTCGTCACCCACGACGTGGGCGTGGCCGCCGAGAGCGCGGACGACATCCTCGTCATGCGGCACGGCAGAGCCGTCGAGCGCGGCCCGGTCGGCGCTGTCCTCGCCGCGCCCGCCGAGCCGTACACCCGCGACCTGCTCGACGCCGTCCCGCGCGTGGACGCCCGCCGGACCGCTTCCCCGGCCACCGGCGAGGTCGTGCTGGAGGCCACCGGGGTGCGGCGCGAGTTCGGGCGCGGCAAGCGGGCGTTCACGGCCGTGGACGACGTCTCGGTGACCGTCCGGCGCGGGGAGACCCTCGGCGTGGTCGGCGAGAGCGGCAGCGGCAAGACCACGCTCGGCCGCATGCTGGTCGGGCTGCTGGAGCCGACCGCCGGCGAGATCCGCTACGAGGGGCGCCCGCACACCGGGGTGAACCCGGCCGTCCAGATGGTCTTCCAGGACCCCGTCTCCTCCCTCAACCCCCGCCGCAGCGTCGGCGAGTCCATCGCCGACCCGCTCCGCGCGCGGGGCGAACGCGACGAGGAGCGCATCCGGGGGCGCGTGTCGGACCTCCTGGAGCGCGTGGGGCTCGACCGGGCGCACTACGACCGCTACCCGCACGAATTCAGCGGCGGCCAGCGCCAGCGCGTCGGCATCGCACGCGCGCTCGCCGCCGAGCCGCGCGCCCTCGTCTGCGACGAGCCGGTCTCCGCGCTCGACGTCACCACCCAGGCCCAGGTGGTCGCCCTGCTCGGCGAACTCCAGCGGGAACTCGGCCTGGCGCTGGTCTTCATCGCGCACGACCTCGCCGTGGTCCGCCAGGTTAGCGACCGGGTCGCGGTGATGCGGCGCGGCCGGCTCGTCGAGTACGGGCCCGCCGACGAGGTCTACGACAGCCCGCGCGAGCCGTACACCAAGCAGCTCCTGGCCGCCGTACCCGCGCTCGACCCGGAGCAGGCGGCCCGGCGGCGCGCCGCCCGGCGCGAACCGGCGGCGGCCTAG